In Vicia villosa cultivar HV-30 ecotype Madison, WI unplaced genomic scaffold, Vvil1.0 ctg.000451F_1_1_3, whole genome shotgun sequence, the following proteins share a genomic window:
- the LOC131628417 gene encoding uncharacterized protein LOC131628417 encodes MYVLGKDLSMNAVKQFMIRSWNFIKLPELFYHEDGYFLMKFKNNQEKDMVLLRGPYSIHNMPMILKNWSPQFNFQRDMIRTILVWIKLPNLPLQMWGASSLGKIGSAIGKPLFTDECTTNKLRISYARILVEIDITKKQKESITIKDCEGNKFNQPMEFEWKPKYCDICQKVGHQCDKEKPKEQKRWQQVKTAEGQTAIVVSTSKGNTPAEVSTPNNPIDNSCDTWTAIANNRKFKGRAVFPEGENVQDISCRNGFDALRIGEGSAGAQAHVP; translated from the coding sequence ATGTATGTGTTGGGGAAAGACTTGAGTATGAATGCTGTTAAGCAGTTCATGATACGGTCTTGGAACTTCATTAAGTTGCCTGAACTTTTCTACCATGAAGATGGCTATTTCTTGATGAAATTCAAGAACAACCAGGAAAAGGATATGGTGCTATTGAGGGGTCCATACTCAATTCACAACATGCCAATGATTCTAAAGAATTGGAGCCCGCAGTTCAACTTTCAACGTGATATGATACGAACGATTCTGGTGTGGATTAAACTGCCAAACCTCCCGTTGCAAATGTGGGGAGCTTCAAGCCTAGGAAAAATTGGAAGTGCAATTGGTAAGCCACTTTTCACAGATGAATGCACGACAAACAAACTGAGAATATCATATGCACGCATCCTTGTGGAAATTGACATCACTAAGAAACAGAAAGAGAGCATCACAATTAAGGATTGTGAGGGGAACAAATTTAATCAGCCTATGGAATTTGAATGGAAGCCCAAATATTGTGACATTTGCCAGAAGGTAGGTCATCAGTGTGACAAAGAGAAACCGAAGGAACAAAAAAGGTGGCAACAAGTGAAGACTGCAGAGGGACAGACCGCAATAGTGGTGAGCACAAGCAAGGGTAATACTCCAGCAGAGGTGAGTACACCTAACAATCCCATTGATAACTCTTGTGATACTTGGACTGCAATAGCAAATAATAGGAAATTTAAAGGGAGAGCTGTGTTCCCTGAGGGAGAGAATGTTCAGGATATATCATGTAGGAATGGATTTGATGCCCTGAGGATTGGGGAGGGTTCTGCAGGGGCACAAGCACATGTGCCATGA